From a region of the Phragmites australis chromosome 21, lpPhrAust1.1, whole genome shotgun sequence genome:
- the LOC133903345 gene encoding uncharacterized protein LOC133903345 isoform X4: MASLPSSPTPEPPPPLAAPPSPSTISDGAVSGTLSAAEAFAVHYPGYPSSPARAAHTLGGLPAIAKVRSSDPGSRLELRFRPEDPYCHPAFGESRATTGLVLRLSRRKGAPAAPRAEVVARVRTAYHFEGMADFQHVVPVHAAQARKRKQSDSENDDETLHKTGHLETDDGDVMMLVPPLFSVKDRPTKIVLLPSSNAVSKSMLRGVVQQKWEMDVGPTLALPFNIQAAPGKINWEDHVPKNSVDWDWQMAVCKLFDERPVWPRQSLYERLQDDRVHVSQSQFKRLLFRAGYYFSRGPFGKFWIRRGYDPRKDSESRIFQRIDFRMPPELRNLQRTKDSGSKKWTEMCKLEAMPSKSFIFLQLFELQDDFIQAEIRKPSYQSTCSHSTGWFSKPMIKTLRLQVSIRFLSLCPNEDAKHLLRNAHKLIERSKKQEALCRSEQSKEDKDVDEEGPATHAGSEDQVGPNDSDSEDVDDEEEEDEDKEESDGYESPHMAEDVRDFTLDDSYTLGEGFSSGYLEEVLRTFPVQEDGQNKLGDAPGDAEASDGEFEIYEQPSDDEEFSDG, translated from the exons ATGGCTTCCCTGCCCTCGTCCCCCACCcctgagccgccgccgccgttggcagcgccgccgtcgccatccaCCATCTCCGACGGCGCCGTTTCCGGCACGCTCTCGGCGGCCGAGGCCTTCGCCGTGCACTATCCGGGCTACCCCTCCtcccccgcccgcgccgcccacACCCTCGGCGGCCTCCCTGCCATCGCCAAG gTCCGGAGCTCCGACCCCGGCTCCCGCCTCGAGCTCCGCTTCCGCCCCGAGGACCCCTACTGCCACCCGGCATTCGGCGAGTCCCGCGCCACCACGGGCCTCGTCCTCCGCCTCTCCAGGCGCAAGGGAGCCCCAGCGGCGCCGCGTGCTGAGGTGGTTGCGCGTGTCCGGACCGCCTACCACTTCGAAG GTATGGCAGATTTTCAGCATGTCGTTCCGGTGCATGCTGCACAAgcgagaaaaagaaaacagtCAGATtctgaaaatgatgatgaaacTTTAC ATAAAACTGGACATCTGGAAACAGATGATGGAGATGTCATGATGTTGGTACCCCCACTCTTCTCAGTGAAGGATAGACCAACAAAGATAGT GCTTCTACCATCGTCCAATGCAGTATCTAAAAGCATGCTTAGGGGAGTCGTACAGCAAAAATGGGAG ATGGATGTTGGACCAACCCTTGCGCTTCCTTTCAACATTCAAG CTGCCCCGGGGAAGATTAATTGGGAAGACCACGTACCGAAGAATTCAGTAGACTGGGATTGGCAAATGGCTGTGTGCAAATTGTTTGATGAGCGTCCTGTGTGGCCAAGGCAATCACTTTATGAACGATTGCAGGATGATCGCGTGCATGTCTCACAAAGCCAATTCAAAAG GCTTCTGTTTAGAGCTGGATACTACTTCTCTAGGGGGCCCTTCGGTAAATTCTGGATCAGAAGAGGATATGATCCCCGTAAAGATTCTGAGTCACGAAT ATTTCAGAGAATTGATTTCCGCATGCCCCCTGAGCTAAGGAATCTTCAAAGGACAAAGGATTCTGG ATCTAAAAAATGGACAGAAATGTGCAAGCTTGAAGCAATGCCGTCAAAGAGTTTCATCTTTCTGCAATTATTTGAACTGCAAGATGACTTTATTCAAGCAGAAATTCGAAAGCCTTCTTATCAATCAACTTGTTCA CATTCTACAGGTTGGTTTTCTAAGCCAATGATTAAAACCCTGAGGTTGCAAGTGAGCATAAGATTCCTCTCTTTATGTCCTAATGAAGATGCAAAACACTTGCTGAGGAATGCCCATAAACTTATTGAAAGGTCCAAGAAGCAGGAAGCCCTTTGCAGATCTGAGCAATCAAAAGAAGATAAGGATGTTGATGAAG AAGGGCCTGCCACGCATGCTGGATCTGAAGATCAAGTTGGCCCTAACGACTCTGATAGTGAAGATGTggatgatgaggaagaggaagatgaagataaagaggaGTCAGATGGTTACGAGTCTCCACATATG GCAGAGGATGTTCGTGATTTCACCTTAGATGATTCCT ACACACTTGGAGAAGGCTTCTCCAGTGGATACCTTGAAGAAGTGCTGCGCACCTTTCCAGTGCAGGAAGATGGCCAAAATAAATTAGGTGATGCCCCTGGCGACGCTGAAGCAAGTGATGGGGAGTTCGAAATTTACGAACAGCCCAGTGACGATGAAGAGTTCTCTGATGGTTAG
- the LOC133903345 gene encoding uncharacterized protein LOC133903345 isoform X2 translates to MASLPSSPTPEPPPPLAAPPSPSTISDGAVSGTLSAAEAFAVHYPGYPSSPARAAHTLGGLPAIAKVRSSDPGSRLELRFRPEDPYCHPAFGESRATTGLVLRLSRRKGAPAAPRAEVVARVRTAYHFEGMADFQHVVPVHAAQARKRKQSDSENDDETLRSDKTGHLETDDGDVMMLVPPLFSVKDRPTKIVLLPSSNAVSKSMLRGVVQQKWEMDVGPTLALPFNIQAAPGKINWEDHVPKNSVDWDWQMAVCKLFDERPVWPRQSLYERLQDDRVHVSQSQFKRLLFRAGYYFSRGPFGKFWIRRGYDPRKDSESRIFQRIDFRMPPELRNLQRTKDSGSKKWTEMCKLEAMPSKSFIFLQLFELQDDFIQAEIRKPSYQSTCSHSTGWFSKPMIKTLRLQVSIRFLSLCPNEDAKHLLRNAHKLIERSKKQEALCRSEQSKEDKDVDEGPATHAGSEDQVGPNDSDSEDVDDEEEEDEDKEESDGYESPHMAEDVRDFTLDDSYTLGEGFSSGYLEEVLRTFPVQEDGQNKLGDAPGDAEASDGEFEIYEQPSDDEEFSDG, encoded by the exons ATGGCTTCCCTGCCCTCGTCCCCCACCcctgagccgccgccgccgttggcagcgccgccgtcgccatccaCCATCTCCGACGGCGCCGTTTCCGGCACGCTCTCGGCGGCCGAGGCCTTCGCCGTGCACTATCCGGGCTACCCCTCCtcccccgcccgcgccgcccacACCCTCGGCGGCCTCCCTGCCATCGCCAAG gTCCGGAGCTCCGACCCCGGCTCCCGCCTCGAGCTCCGCTTCCGCCCCGAGGACCCCTACTGCCACCCGGCATTCGGCGAGTCCCGCGCCACCACGGGCCTCGTCCTCCGCCTCTCCAGGCGCAAGGGAGCCCCAGCGGCGCCGCGTGCTGAGGTGGTTGCGCGTGTCCGGACCGCCTACCACTTCGAAG GTATGGCAGATTTTCAGCATGTCGTTCCGGTGCATGCTGCACAAgcgagaaaaagaaaacagtCAGATtctgaaaatgatgatgaaacTTTACGTAGTG ATAAAACTGGACATCTGGAAACAGATGATGGAGATGTCATGATGTTGGTACCCCCACTCTTCTCAGTGAAGGATAGACCAACAAAGATAGT GCTTCTACCATCGTCCAATGCAGTATCTAAAAGCATGCTTAGGGGAGTCGTACAGCAAAAATGGGAG ATGGATGTTGGACCAACCCTTGCGCTTCCTTTCAACATTCAAG CTGCCCCGGGGAAGATTAATTGGGAAGACCACGTACCGAAGAATTCAGTAGACTGGGATTGGCAAATGGCTGTGTGCAAATTGTTTGATGAGCGTCCTGTGTGGCCAAGGCAATCACTTTATGAACGATTGCAGGATGATCGCGTGCATGTCTCACAAAGCCAATTCAAAAG GCTTCTGTTTAGAGCTGGATACTACTTCTCTAGGGGGCCCTTCGGTAAATTCTGGATCAGAAGAGGATATGATCCCCGTAAAGATTCTGAGTCACGAAT ATTTCAGAGAATTGATTTCCGCATGCCCCCTGAGCTAAGGAATCTTCAAAGGACAAAGGATTCTGG ATCTAAAAAATGGACAGAAATGTGCAAGCTTGAAGCAATGCCGTCAAAGAGTTTCATCTTTCTGCAATTATTTGAACTGCAAGATGACTTTATTCAAGCAGAAATTCGAAAGCCTTCTTATCAATCAACTTGTTCA CATTCTACAGGTTGGTTTTCTAAGCCAATGATTAAAACCCTGAGGTTGCAAGTGAGCATAAGATTCCTCTCTTTATGTCCTAATGAAGATGCAAAACACTTGCTGAGGAATGCCCATAAACTTATTGAAAGGTCCAAGAAGCAGGAAGCCCTTTGCAGATCTGAGCAATCAAAAGAAGATAAGGATGTTGATGAAG GGCCTGCCACGCATGCTGGATCTGAAGATCAAGTTGGCCCTAACGACTCTGATAGTGAAGATGTggatgatgaggaagaggaagatgaagataaagaggaGTCAGATGGTTACGAGTCTCCACATATG GCAGAGGATGTTCGTGATTTCACCTTAGATGATTCCT ACACACTTGGAGAAGGCTTCTCCAGTGGATACCTTGAAGAAGTGCTGCGCACCTTTCCAGTGCAGGAAGATGGCCAAAATAAATTAGGTGATGCCCCTGGCGACGCTGAAGCAAGTGATGGGGAGTTCGAAATTTACGAACAGCCCAGTGACGATGAAGAGTTCTCTGATGGTTAG
- the LOC133903345 gene encoding uncharacterized protein LOC133903345 isoform X3 has protein sequence MASLPSSPTPEPPPPLAAPPSPSTISDGAVSGTLSAAEAFAVHYPGYPSSPARAAHTLGGLPAIAKVRSSDPGSRLELRFRPEDPYCHPAFGESRATTGLVLRLSRRKGAPAAPRAEVVARVRTAYHFEGMADFQHVVPVHAAQARKRKQSDSENDDETLRNKTGHLETDDGDVMMLVPPLFSVKDRPTKIVLLPSSNAVSKSMLRGVVQQKWEMDVGPTLALPFNIQAAPGKINWEDHVPKNSVDWDWQMAVCKLFDERPVWPRQSLYERLQDDRVHVSQSQFKRLLFRAGYYFSRGPFGKFWIRRGYDPRKDSESRIFQRIDFRMPPELRNLQRTKDSGSKKWTEMCKLEAMPSKSFIFLQLFELQDDFIQAEIRKPSYQSTCSHSTGWFSKPMIKTLRLQVSIRFLSLCPNEDAKHLLRNAHKLIERSKKQEALCRSEQSKEDKDVDEEGPATHAGSEDQVGPNDSDSEDVDDEEEEDEDKEESDGYESPHMAEDVRDFTLDDSYTLGEGFSSGYLEEVLRTFPVQEDGQNKLGDAPGDAEASDGEFEIYEQPSDDEEFSDG, from the exons ATGGCTTCCCTGCCCTCGTCCCCCACCcctgagccgccgccgccgttggcagcgccgccgtcgccatccaCCATCTCCGACGGCGCCGTTTCCGGCACGCTCTCGGCGGCCGAGGCCTTCGCCGTGCACTATCCGGGCTACCCCTCCtcccccgcccgcgccgcccacACCCTCGGCGGCCTCCCTGCCATCGCCAAG gTCCGGAGCTCCGACCCCGGCTCCCGCCTCGAGCTCCGCTTCCGCCCCGAGGACCCCTACTGCCACCCGGCATTCGGCGAGTCCCGCGCCACCACGGGCCTCGTCCTCCGCCTCTCCAGGCGCAAGGGAGCCCCAGCGGCGCCGCGTGCTGAGGTGGTTGCGCGTGTCCGGACCGCCTACCACTTCGAAG GTATGGCAGATTTTCAGCATGTCGTTCCGGTGCATGCTGCACAAgcgagaaaaagaaaacagtCAGATtctgaaaatgatgatgaaacTTTACGTA ATAAAACTGGACATCTGGAAACAGATGATGGAGATGTCATGATGTTGGTACCCCCACTCTTCTCAGTGAAGGATAGACCAACAAAGATAGT GCTTCTACCATCGTCCAATGCAGTATCTAAAAGCATGCTTAGGGGAGTCGTACAGCAAAAATGGGAG ATGGATGTTGGACCAACCCTTGCGCTTCCTTTCAACATTCAAG CTGCCCCGGGGAAGATTAATTGGGAAGACCACGTACCGAAGAATTCAGTAGACTGGGATTGGCAAATGGCTGTGTGCAAATTGTTTGATGAGCGTCCTGTGTGGCCAAGGCAATCACTTTATGAACGATTGCAGGATGATCGCGTGCATGTCTCACAAAGCCAATTCAAAAG GCTTCTGTTTAGAGCTGGATACTACTTCTCTAGGGGGCCCTTCGGTAAATTCTGGATCAGAAGAGGATATGATCCCCGTAAAGATTCTGAGTCACGAAT ATTTCAGAGAATTGATTTCCGCATGCCCCCTGAGCTAAGGAATCTTCAAAGGACAAAGGATTCTGG ATCTAAAAAATGGACAGAAATGTGCAAGCTTGAAGCAATGCCGTCAAAGAGTTTCATCTTTCTGCAATTATTTGAACTGCAAGATGACTTTATTCAAGCAGAAATTCGAAAGCCTTCTTATCAATCAACTTGTTCA CATTCTACAGGTTGGTTTTCTAAGCCAATGATTAAAACCCTGAGGTTGCAAGTGAGCATAAGATTCCTCTCTTTATGTCCTAATGAAGATGCAAAACACTTGCTGAGGAATGCCCATAAACTTATTGAAAGGTCCAAGAAGCAGGAAGCCCTTTGCAGATCTGAGCAATCAAAAGAAGATAAGGATGTTGATGAAG AAGGGCCTGCCACGCATGCTGGATCTGAAGATCAAGTTGGCCCTAACGACTCTGATAGTGAAGATGTggatgatgaggaagaggaagatgaagataaagaggaGTCAGATGGTTACGAGTCTCCACATATG GCAGAGGATGTTCGTGATTTCACCTTAGATGATTCCT ACACACTTGGAGAAGGCTTCTCCAGTGGATACCTTGAAGAAGTGCTGCGCACCTTTCCAGTGCAGGAAGATGGCCAAAATAAATTAGGTGATGCCCCTGGCGACGCTGAAGCAAGTGATGGGGAGTTCGAAATTTACGAACAGCCCAGTGACGATGAAGAGTTCTCTGATGGTTAG
- the LOC133903345 gene encoding uncharacterized protein LOC133903345 isoform X1, producing the protein MASLPSSPTPEPPPPLAAPPSPSTISDGAVSGTLSAAEAFAVHYPGYPSSPARAAHTLGGLPAIAKVRSSDPGSRLELRFRPEDPYCHPAFGESRATTGLVLRLSRRKGAPAAPRAEVVARVRTAYHFEGMADFQHVVPVHAAQARKRKQSDSENDDETLRSDKTGHLETDDGDVMMLVPPLFSVKDRPTKIVLLPSSNAVSKSMLRGVVQQKWEMDVGPTLALPFNIQAAPGKINWEDHVPKNSVDWDWQMAVCKLFDERPVWPRQSLYERLQDDRVHVSQSQFKRLLFRAGYYFSRGPFGKFWIRRGYDPRKDSESRIFQRIDFRMPPELRNLQRTKDSGSKKWTEMCKLEAMPSKSFIFLQLFELQDDFIQAEIRKPSYQSTCSHSTGWFSKPMIKTLRLQVSIRFLSLCPNEDAKHLLRNAHKLIERSKKQEALCRSEQSKEDKDVDEEGPATHAGSEDQVGPNDSDSEDVDDEEEEDEDKEESDGYESPHMAEDVRDFTLDDSYTLGEGFSSGYLEEVLRTFPVQEDGQNKLGDAPGDAEASDGEFEIYEQPSDDEEFSDG; encoded by the exons ATGGCTTCCCTGCCCTCGTCCCCCACCcctgagccgccgccgccgttggcagcgccgccgtcgccatccaCCATCTCCGACGGCGCCGTTTCCGGCACGCTCTCGGCGGCCGAGGCCTTCGCCGTGCACTATCCGGGCTACCCCTCCtcccccgcccgcgccgcccacACCCTCGGCGGCCTCCCTGCCATCGCCAAG gTCCGGAGCTCCGACCCCGGCTCCCGCCTCGAGCTCCGCTTCCGCCCCGAGGACCCCTACTGCCACCCGGCATTCGGCGAGTCCCGCGCCACCACGGGCCTCGTCCTCCGCCTCTCCAGGCGCAAGGGAGCCCCAGCGGCGCCGCGTGCTGAGGTGGTTGCGCGTGTCCGGACCGCCTACCACTTCGAAG GTATGGCAGATTTTCAGCATGTCGTTCCGGTGCATGCTGCACAAgcgagaaaaagaaaacagtCAGATtctgaaaatgatgatgaaacTTTACGTAGTG ATAAAACTGGACATCTGGAAACAGATGATGGAGATGTCATGATGTTGGTACCCCCACTCTTCTCAGTGAAGGATAGACCAACAAAGATAGT GCTTCTACCATCGTCCAATGCAGTATCTAAAAGCATGCTTAGGGGAGTCGTACAGCAAAAATGGGAG ATGGATGTTGGACCAACCCTTGCGCTTCCTTTCAACATTCAAG CTGCCCCGGGGAAGATTAATTGGGAAGACCACGTACCGAAGAATTCAGTAGACTGGGATTGGCAAATGGCTGTGTGCAAATTGTTTGATGAGCGTCCTGTGTGGCCAAGGCAATCACTTTATGAACGATTGCAGGATGATCGCGTGCATGTCTCACAAAGCCAATTCAAAAG GCTTCTGTTTAGAGCTGGATACTACTTCTCTAGGGGGCCCTTCGGTAAATTCTGGATCAGAAGAGGATATGATCCCCGTAAAGATTCTGAGTCACGAAT ATTTCAGAGAATTGATTTCCGCATGCCCCCTGAGCTAAGGAATCTTCAAAGGACAAAGGATTCTGG ATCTAAAAAATGGACAGAAATGTGCAAGCTTGAAGCAATGCCGTCAAAGAGTTTCATCTTTCTGCAATTATTTGAACTGCAAGATGACTTTATTCAAGCAGAAATTCGAAAGCCTTCTTATCAATCAACTTGTTCA CATTCTACAGGTTGGTTTTCTAAGCCAATGATTAAAACCCTGAGGTTGCAAGTGAGCATAAGATTCCTCTCTTTATGTCCTAATGAAGATGCAAAACACTTGCTGAGGAATGCCCATAAACTTATTGAAAGGTCCAAGAAGCAGGAAGCCCTTTGCAGATCTGAGCAATCAAAAGAAGATAAGGATGTTGATGAAG AAGGGCCTGCCACGCATGCTGGATCTGAAGATCAAGTTGGCCCTAACGACTCTGATAGTGAAGATGTggatgatgaggaagaggaagatgaagataaagaggaGTCAGATGGTTACGAGTCTCCACATATG GCAGAGGATGTTCGTGATTTCACCTTAGATGATTCCT ACACACTTGGAGAAGGCTTCTCCAGTGGATACCTTGAAGAAGTGCTGCGCACCTTTCCAGTGCAGGAAGATGGCCAAAATAAATTAGGTGATGCCCCTGGCGACGCTGAAGCAAGTGATGGGGAGTTCGAAATTTACGAACAGCCCAGTGACGATGAAGAGTTCTCTGATGGTTAG
- the LOC133903345 gene encoding uncharacterized protein LOC133903345 isoform X5, with product MASLPSSPTPEPPPPLAAPPSPSTISDGAVSGTLSAAEAFAVHYPGYPSSPARAAHTLGGLPAIAKVRSSDPGSRLELRFRPEDPYCHPAFGESRATTGLVLRLSRRKGAPAAPRAEVVARVRTAYHFEGMADFQHVVPVHAAQARKRKQSDSENDDETLHKTGHLETDDGDVMMLVPPLFSVKDRPTKIVLLPSSNAVSKSMLRGVVQQKWEMDVGPTLALPFNIQAAPGKINWEDHVPKNSVDWDWQMAVCKLFDERPVWPRQSLYERLQDDRVHVSQSQFKRLLFRAGYYFSRGPFGKFWIRRGYDPRKDSESRIFQRIDFRMPPELRNLQRTKDSGSKKWTEMCKLEAMPSKSFIFLQLFELQDDFIQAEIRKPSYQSTCSHSTGWFSKPMIKTLRLQVSIRFLSLCPNEDAKHLLRNAHKLIERSKKQEALCRSEQSKEDKDVDEGPATHAGSEDQVGPNDSDSEDVDDEEEEDEDKEESDGYESPHMAEDVRDFTLDDSYTLGEGFSSGYLEEVLRTFPVQEDGQNKLGDAPGDAEASDGEFEIYEQPSDDEEFSDG from the exons ATGGCTTCCCTGCCCTCGTCCCCCACCcctgagccgccgccgccgttggcagcgccgccgtcgccatccaCCATCTCCGACGGCGCCGTTTCCGGCACGCTCTCGGCGGCCGAGGCCTTCGCCGTGCACTATCCGGGCTACCCCTCCtcccccgcccgcgccgcccacACCCTCGGCGGCCTCCCTGCCATCGCCAAG gTCCGGAGCTCCGACCCCGGCTCCCGCCTCGAGCTCCGCTTCCGCCCCGAGGACCCCTACTGCCACCCGGCATTCGGCGAGTCCCGCGCCACCACGGGCCTCGTCCTCCGCCTCTCCAGGCGCAAGGGAGCCCCAGCGGCGCCGCGTGCTGAGGTGGTTGCGCGTGTCCGGACCGCCTACCACTTCGAAG GTATGGCAGATTTTCAGCATGTCGTTCCGGTGCATGCTGCACAAgcgagaaaaagaaaacagtCAGATtctgaaaatgatgatgaaacTTTAC ATAAAACTGGACATCTGGAAACAGATGATGGAGATGTCATGATGTTGGTACCCCCACTCTTCTCAGTGAAGGATAGACCAACAAAGATAGT GCTTCTACCATCGTCCAATGCAGTATCTAAAAGCATGCTTAGGGGAGTCGTACAGCAAAAATGGGAG ATGGATGTTGGACCAACCCTTGCGCTTCCTTTCAACATTCAAG CTGCCCCGGGGAAGATTAATTGGGAAGACCACGTACCGAAGAATTCAGTAGACTGGGATTGGCAAATGGCTGTGTGCAAATTGTTTGATGAGCGTCCTGTGTGGCCAAGGCAATCACTTTATGAACGATTGCAGGATGATCGCGTGCATGTCTCACAAAGCCAATTCAAAAG GCTTCTGTTTAGAGCTGGATACTACTTCTCTAGGGGGCCCTTCGGTAAATTCTGGATCAGAAGAGGATATGATCCCCGTAAAGATTCTGAGTCACGAAT ATTTCAGAGAATTGATTTCCGCATGCCCCCTGAGCTAAGGAATCTTCAAAGGACAAAGGATTCTGG ATCTAAAAAATGGACAGAAATGTGCAAGCTTGAAGCAATGCCGTCAAAGAGTTTCATCTTTCTGCAATTATTTGAACTGCAAGATGACTTTATTCAAGCAGAAATTCGAAAGCCTTCTTATCAATCAACTTGTTCA CATTCTACAGGTTGGTTTTCTAAGCCAATGATTAAAACCCTGAGGTTGCAAGTGAGCATAAGATTCCTCTCTTTATGTCCTAATGAAGATGCAAAACACTTGCTGAGGAATGCCCATAAACTTATTGAAAGGTCCAAGAAGCAGGAAGCCCTTTGCAGATCTGAGCAATCAAAAGAAGATAAGGATGTTGATGAAG GGCCTGCCACGCATGCTGGATCTGAAGATCAAGTTGGCCCTAACGACTCTGATAGTGAAGATGTggatgatgaggaagaggaagatgaagataaagaggaGTCAGATGGTTACGAGTCTCCACATATG GCAGAGGATGTTCGTGATTTCACCTTAGATGATTCCT ACACACTTGGAGAAGGCTTCTCCAGTGGATACCTTGAAGAAGTGCTGCGCACCTTTCCAGTGCAGGAAGATGGCCAAAATAAATTAGGTGATGCCCCTGGCGACGCTGAAGCAAGTGATGGGGAGTTCGAAATTTACGAACAGCCCAGTGACGATGAAGAGTTCTCTGATGGTTAG